The following are encoded together in the Pygocentrus nattereri isolate fPygNat1 chromosome 15, fPygNat1.pri, whole genome shotgun sequence genome:
- the LOC108429475 gene encoding granzyme-like protein 1 yields the protein MTLISLLLLTALLPYLSHSASFEVGIINGTEAEPHSRPYMVSIQEKGKHICGGILVSKRFVLTAAHCRKKKKHITAVLGAHDLSDKKDGSIRMKVKKYYRHLKYNAETHDNDIMLVKLCGKAKKSKTVNWISIPKTNEDIKANTVCSLAGWGGAGSSNHVSERLMETNITIVDETECNKVWENRLTPRMMCALHPGGSCKGDSGDPLVCGDTAVGIAAFGQMDNCDAPTKPKVFTKICEFLPWIKSVIGKV from the exons ATGACTCTCATCTCGCTGCTCCTGCTGACTGCTCTGCTGCCGTACCTGAGCCACTCTG ccagttTTGAGGTTGGTATAATAAATGGCACGGAGGCTGAACCTCACTCCAGACCCTACATGGTTTCTATTCAGGAAAAGGGAAAACACATCTGTGGTGGTATTCTTGTGTCTAAAAGGTTTGTCCTGACGGCTGCGCACTGCCGGAAGAA GAAAAAACACATAACGGCTGTGCTGGGTGCTCATGATCTGTCAGACAAGAAAGACGGATCCATCCGCATGAAAGTGAAGAAGTACTACCGCCATCTGAAATACAATGCTGAGACACATGACAATGATATCATGCTTGTGAAG CTATGTGGAAAAGCCAAAAAGAGCAAAACTGTAAACTGGATCTCCATCCCTAAAACCAACGAGGACATTAAGGCCAACACAGTCTGCAGCCTAGCTGGCTGGGGAGGAGCTGGATCCTCTAACCATGTTAGTGAGCGTCTTATGGAGACCAATATAACTATTGTGGACGAGACAGAATGTAATAAAGTCTGGGAGAACCGTCTGACCCCAAGGATGATGTGTGCACTTCATCCTGGAGGATCTTGCAAG GGAGACTCTGGAGATCCTTTGGTGTGTGGGGATACTGCTGTGGGCATTGCTGCCTTTGGTCAGATGGACAACTGTGATGCACCCACAAAGCCAAAGGTTTTTACCAAAATATGTGAATTTCTGCCCTGGATCAAGTCTGTTATTGGGAAAGTGTAA
- the LOC108429561 gene encoding granzyme B(G,H)-like: MTLISLFLLAALLPYLSHSASVEVGIVNGTEVKPHSRPYMVSIQKKRKHVCGGFLVSEKFVMTAAHCRKKIKQLTVVLGAHDLSNKKDGSIRMKVKKYYRHPDYNIDTHDNDIMLLKLRGRAKKSKTVNWISIPKRNEDIKTNTVCSVAGWGRTGSFKSGSNRLLETKITIVAKKQCKKLWENYLTRRMVCAVHPGGSCKGDSGGPLVCGDIAVGIVSFGQKNMCDAPTKPKIFAKISAFLPWIKSIIGKV, from the exons ATGactctcatctctctgttcCTGCTGGCTGCTCTGCTGCCATACCTGAGCCACTCTG ccAGTGTTGAAGTTGGTATAGTGAATGGCACGGAGGTTAAACCTCACTCCAGACCCTATATGGTGTCTATTCAGAAAAAACGAAAGCACGTCTGTGGTGGTTTCCTTGTGTCTGAAAAATTCGTCATGACGGCTGCGCACTGCCGGAAGAA GATAAAACAACTTACGGTTGTGCTGGGTGCTCATGATCTGTCAAACAAGAAAGATGGTTCCATCCGCATGAAAGTGAAGAAGTACTACCGCCATCCAGATTACAACATCGACACACATGACAATGATATCATGCTTCTGAAG CTACGTGGAAGAGCCAAAAAGAGCAAAACTGTAAACTGGATCTCCATCCCTAAAAGAAACGAGGACATTAAGACCAACACGGTCTGCAGTGTAGCTGGCTGGGGAAGAACAGGATCCTTCAAATCTGGTAGCAATCGTCTTTTGGAGACCAAAATCACTATCGTGGccaaaaaacaatgtaaaaaactCTGGGAGAACTATCTGACAAGAAGGATGGTGTGTGCAGTTCATCCTGGAGGATCTTGCAAG GGAGACTCCGGTGGTCCTTTGGTGTGTGGAGATATTGCAGTGGGTATTGTTTCCTTCGGTCAGAAGAATATGTGTGATGCACCCACGAAgccaaagatttttgccaaaatatctgcatttctgCCCTGGATCAAGTCCATTATTGGGAAAGTTTAA